In one Roseburia intestinalis L1-82 genomic region, the following are encoded:
- a CDS encoding DUF6870 family protein, translating to MELTKERLEEMAAVDIRTVDISTLTDLRDIEIDTSLPVEKKLDAFARQTNNVYVNRIGDYVVKVRFQKDGASIDDKMAEYLQRLSEIHI from the coding sequence TTGGAACTGACAAAGGAAAGACTTGAAGAAATGGCTGCCGTGGATATAAGGACGGTAGATATTTCCACTCTGACTGATTTGAGGGACATAGAGATTGATACATCCCTGCCTGTGGAGAAGAAGCTGGATGCGTTTGCAAGGCAGACGAACAATGTCTATGTCAATCGGATCGGTGATTATGTAGTTAAGGTCAGGTTCCAAAAAGACGGAGCCAGCATAGATGATAAAATGGCGGAATATCTGCAAAGGTTATCCGAAATTCATATTTGA